The segment GATATAGGTAATTGCAAATCCATGCAACAACTATTAACTTGGGGAATTGTTTACGTGTGCACACAAAGTGCTTTTGTAAAAAATAGTTGATCTTAATTGCTATGATTTAAGATAAGTTACGTAAGATTTTTTCTGAAGGTAAAGGATGTTCCGCTTTATTTTTTGTATAGTAATGTTCTGTGGTTTGACTCGCGCTCACGCACGGGAGGAAAGCTGTTATAACGGCAAACAATACTACCGAACAAGCATTCGTCATATTGAAAGTGGGGGTATTGGTTATGATGATGGTTATACGACTCTTGAAGCCTTTTTAGTTGCAGATCCAAGTGGATCGGAAATCACTCCTTTTTTCGATATTAGAGGTCATCTTTTTGATAACAAAGAATGCGCAGCTAATATTGGGGCTGGACTAAGAACTCTATGGAGAAGCAGAGTTTATGGCGTAAACGTTTACTACGACTATAGAAACGCGAAAGCTTTTGGCTTGAATCAAATGGGAGTTGGCTTTGAAACTCTTGGAGAGATATTTGATTTTCGGATAAATGGCTACTTGCCTTTTGGCTCAAAGATCTCTGATCCATACGACCTTGCCTTTGAAACTTTTTTCGACCATTTTGCGCTTATATCAGAAAAGTATCAATCTGCGATGAGAGGGGCCAATGCAGAATTTGGTTTTCACTTAGGAACATATGAATCGTTTGATTTCTATACAGCAGCGGGCCCTTATTACTTTACAGGAAATATCGCTTCCTCCACTTTTGGTGGAAAAGTGCGAATTGCCAGTACCTTTCAAGACATTTTAACTTTGGAAATTAGTAATTCGTATGACAGAACTTTTCACAACAATTTCCAAGGGCAGATCTCTCTAACCTTTTCTTTTGGCAAAAAGAAGAAACCTAGTTGCAAATTTGCAAATGGGCTAAATAGCCGAATGATTCAACCAGTGAGTCGACAAGAGATCATCGTCATTGATAAAACAAAAAAAACAAGCATTGCTATCAATCCCTTAACAGGCCTTCCTTATATTTTTGTATTCGTTGATAATACAAGCAGCTCAAAAGGCACCTATGAGAGTCCTTATCCTACTTTAGTTGAAGCACAAAATAATTCTTCACCATATGACGTCATTTATGTATTTCCTGGCGATGGAACAACTACAGGAATGAATTCAGGAATCTCTTTGCAAGCGTATCAGAAGTTTTGGGGATCTGGCATTAGTCATCCGCTACAAACTACTGTAGGTACGATTACCATTCCGGCATACAGTAGCAGCTCTCCCATCATTACCAATACGAATGTTGATACAGATGGAAATGCTGTTGATTTAGCAACCAACAACGTTGTCAGCGGTTTTACCATCACGTCTGCATTAAATGATGCCATCTACGGGACGGATCTTCAAAGCTTGGAGGTTTCTTCTTGCACGATTGAAAATACTAATACTTTTCCAATAGAGGCTTCTTTTTCCGGTGATGCATCGATATCTATAACCGACAATCAGTTTTTAGATAACACTAACGGAATCTTATTGACTCTTAACGGGACATCTTCCGTTGTCTGTTCAAATAATACATTTAAAAGCCAAACTTCTGTCTCTAGTGTTCCATTAGAGATATCCGTAGATAGCAATAGCTTCTCTGCCTATATTGAGAACAACATCTTTAACGAGAATACAACTGGTAGCATTCGATTTAATATCGATAACGTTGTTAATGCCGACATTAACTTGCTTAACAATACAATTACAAACAATGGAACAGGATCTCAAGATGTCCTGGGATCAAGTGTTGTTGTTATTTCGAATGGAACTTCAGACAATTGCTCAATCACATTAAAGGATAATATGTTTTCTAGCAATGTATCGAATTCTCTTTATATGTATACCTCAGGTGAAATTACAACTCTTGCAGTTACAGTATCAGACAATACAATGTCTGACAATGGAGGGTCTGGAATAGTTCTTGCAACACCAACTCATATGTTGACATTGCTTGCAACAAACAACACAATTACTGGATGCCATAATAATGGAATCGCTGTAATCAGTTCAGCATCTACTACAACAGGGACCATCACAATTAACAACAACACTATTACAGATATTGGAAATACATCAAACGGCATTGCGATAAACCAAGACTTCTCAAACCTTGATTTAACAATTTCAAATAATGAAATTCTTAGATGTGAAGGAACTGGGGTCGTTAGTTATGCGCCTACTGGTATCGACACTTGGAATTTGCAGATTTCGGATAATATAATCACTGATTGTGAAAATCTATCTTCGAATGCTGCCTCAGGTCTTGACATAGAGCAGTTTCAAAACTTTGAGGGGTCTGTGACTAATAATACATTTTCAGGGAATGCAGGCACAGCTGTAGTCGTAGGATCGACTCTATCGGCTCCTGTGGCCTGTTTAACTCTTACTGACAACAACAATAGCTCGGATTATCTCTTGAGTAATCCAGGAGATGGGACCTTCTATCTTAGTCCTTGTAATGCAGCATCTGTCAATGTGGGGACGATCAACACAGCTGGTACCATCGATGCTGTTCAATCCTGCTCCAATCCTGTATTCTGTACTCCTTAAGAATCTGAGTTAATAAGGTATACACAAACCAATTCTTGAACTTGTTTGTGTATAGCTCTTGGTTTGGCTAAAAGGCCAGATCTAAAGAGACATATGGAGCAATGGACCAAAGGTGCGCGCTAACACTGCCATATAATTGAGCCCTTTGCTCAATCAGATTCACACCTGAGGAATATCTTCCGTAATTTGTGTAACGTACACCATATTCCAAAGAGAGGTGATTGTATAGATAAGTTTTTGCCCCTACCTCTGCTGAAAAGGCAAGACGCCAAACATTATGATTAGGCAGTGTAAAAGGCGCTAGATCGGCAGTA is part of the Chlamydiales bacterium genome and harbors:
- a CDS encoding right-handed parallel beta-helix repeat-containing protein; protein product: MTRAHAREESCYNGKQYYRTSIRHIESGGIGYDDGYTTLEAFLVADPSGSEITPFFDIRGHLFDNKECAANIGAGLRTLWRSRVYGVNVYYDYRNAKAFGLNQMGVGFETLGEIFDFRINGYLPFGSKISDPYDLAFETFFDHFALISEKYQSAMRGANAEFGFHLGTYESFDFYTAAGPYYFTGNIASSTFGGKVRIASTFQDILTLEISNSYDRTFHNNFQGQISLTFSFGKKKKPSCKFANGLNSRMIQPVSRQEIIVIDKTKKTSIAINPLTGLPYIFVFVDNTSSSKGTYESPYPTLVEAQNNSSPYDVIYVFPGDGTTTGMNSGISLQAYQKFWGSGISHPLQTTVGTITIPAYSSSSPIITNTNVDTDGNAVDLATNNVVSGFTITSALNDAIYGTDLQSLEVSSCTIENTNTFPIEASFSGDASISITDNQFLDNTNGILLTLNGTSSVVCSNNTFKSQTSVSSVPLEISVDSNSFSAYIENNIFNENTTGSIRFNIDNVVNADINLLNNTITNNGTGSQDVLGSSVVVISNGTSDNCSITLKDNMFSSNVSNSLYMYTSGEITTLAVTVSDNTMSDNGGSGIVLATPTHMLTLLATNNTITGCHNNGIAVISSASTTTGTITINNNTITDIGNTSNGIAINQDFSNLDLTISNNEILRCEGTGVVSYAPTGIDTWNLQISDNIITDCENLSSNAASGLDIEQFQNFEGSVTNNTFSGNAGTAVVVGSTLSAPVACLTLTDNNNSSDYLLSNPGDGTFYLSPCNAASVNVGTINTAGTIDAVQSCSNPVFCTP